The proteins below are encoded in one region of Oncorhynchus gorbuscha isolate QuinsamMale2020 ecotype Even-year linkage group LG01, OgorEven_v1.0, whole genome shotgun sequence:
- the LOC124038958 gene encoding troponin I, fast skeletal muscle-like, with product MSEKKMTSSRRHHLKSLVLQIAFELIEVEKKEAEQVKNNFMAEIPSLDLSGDQATLMEMLKKMAHTIDKIDEERYDAEAKVMKADKEIEDLKMKVIEIQGMKKPALKKVRMSADAMLQALLGTKHKASMDFRANLKEVKKEVKEETADAVGDWRKNVDEQAGMDGRMKKFQG from the exons ATGTCAGA AAAAAAGATGACGTCGAGTCGCAGGCATCATCTGAAG AGCTTGGTCCTCCAGATAGCATTTGAGCTGATTGAAGTCGAGAAAAAGGAGGCTGAACAGGTGAAAAACAATTTCATGGCTGAGATCCCTAGCCTGGATTTGTCTGGAGATCAAGCGACGCTGATG GAAATGCTCAAAAAGATGGCCCATACCATTGACAAGATTGATGAGGAGAGATATGATGCAGAAGCAAAAGTGATGAAGGCTGACAAAGAG ATTGAGGACTTGAAGATGAAAGTGATTGAGATCCAGGGCATGAAGAAGCCAGCCCTGAAGAAAGTGCGTATGTCTGCTGATGCTATGCTCCAGGCTCTGCTGGGCACCAAGCACAAGGCTTCCATGGATTTCAGAGCGAACTTGAAAGAAGTGAAGAAGGAGGTCAAAGAGGAG ACGGCAGATGCAGTTGGTGACTGGCGCAAGAACGTTGATGAACAGGCTGGCATGGACGGCAGGATGAAAAAGTTCCAGGGTTAA